CCGTCCTGTCGATCGTCGGACTCCTCCACGGGACGGACGTACAGCGGTTGACGATCGACCTGTTCGTCGTCACCGTTCGCTTCGTCTTCCTCGAAGCGCTCTCGGCGGTCGCCGCGTTCACGCTGTTCGTGGCGCTCACCGGCGCGTTGCTCGTCCGGGAGGTGTGGACGCCGCGGGACGCGGTCGAACCGGTCGCCGAGGGGCCGCCGCTGACGGCGATCGTTCCGGTCTACCGCGATCACCGGGTGCTGGATACGAGCGTCGAGAGCCTCGTCGAGAGCGCGTACGACCCCCTCGACGTGGTCGTCGTCGTCGAACCGAACGACGACGCGACCCGCGAGCGCGCTCGCGAACTCGCGAGCGCCCACGACGCGGTCGAGGTGCTCGTCAACGGCGACCCCGGCTCGAAAGCCGGGGCGATCAACTACGCCGTCCGCGAGACCGACGCCGAGAACGTCGCCGTCTTCGACGCCGACGAGTGGATCGCCCCGGCGTTTCTCGCTCACGCGATGGGCGCGCTGGCAGACGGGGCGGACGTCTTCCAGGGCCGGCGGGTGCCGCGCCCGAACGGGGTCGTCGAGACGGTCGCCTACTGCGAGCGGATCGTCTTCCACGCCAGCTACAAGCTGGTCGAACTGTTCGGCTTCACGAACTGCCGGAGTTCCTCGACGGTGATGACCCGGGAGGCGTTCGAACGGGTCGACGGCTACGACGACGTCCTCACCGAGGACCTCGACTTCGCGCACGCTTGCTACCGCGAGGGACTCGACGTGCGGCAGGCCCGCCAGTGTACGAACACGATGGAGGCGCCCCACACGCTGGCCGACCTCTGGGGGCAGCGAAAGCGCTGGCGCGTCGGTCAGATCGAGGTGCTGCACGCGACGGTCGGCGACCTGCTCCGCGGGCGGATCGGCCGGCGCGGCCTCCTCTCGCTCGGCCGGATGTGTTCGAGCCTGTTCGGCAGTCTGGTGAC
The Salinilacihabitans rarus DNA segment above includes these coding regions:
- a CDS encoding glycosyltransferase gives rise to the protein MRLLPSRLLERAGTAVGVAVLSIVGLLHGTDVQRLTIDLFVVTVRFVFLEALSAVAAFTLFVALTGALLVREVWTPRDAVEPVAEGPPLTAIVPVYRDHRVLDTSVESLVESAYDPLDVVVVVEPNDDATRERARELASAHDAVEVLVNGDPGSKAGAINYAVRETDAENVAVFDADEWIAPAFLAHAMGALADGADVFQGRRVPRPNGVVETVAYCERIVFHASYKLVELFGFTNCRSSSTVMTREAFERVDGYDDVLTEDLDFAHACYREGLDVRQARQCTNTMEAPHTLADLWGQRKRWRVGQIEVLHATVGDLLRGRIGRRGLLSLGRMCSSLFGSLVTLVLASKLLLLLVLDVESAFLIPFTVLVATIGLVAWRDARDVRIDGLRWSVLLAPLLYPAFGILTLKSLLEYGLTWDGRWYRVEKTGA